The genomic region GTATCTTCTAAAAACTCATGAGAGATTTGTTTTGCACCCTTAGGAATAGAAGATACCGCATCAGCAAAACTGCTTATTTGATAACTTCCGCAATACTTGACACAAGCCCTGCCATATTCTGAATATCAGCAGGAATAATAATTTTCGTCGATTTTCCGTCGGCTACTTTTTCAAAGGCTTCCAAGCTGCGCAGTTTAATCAGTGCAGGGTCGGCACCGACATTCTTAATAAGATTCAAACCTTCGGCAGTTGCTTTCTGGATAGCCAAAATTGCCTCAGCCTCACCCTGCGCCCTGCAGATAGCGGATTCTTTTTCCGCTTCGGCCTGTAAAATCATCGACGCCTTTTTTCCTTCTGCCACCAGAATGGAGGACTGCTTTTGTCCCTCCGCAATGAGAATGGCCTCACGCCGTTCACGTTCTGCACGCATCTGTTTTTCCATCGCTTCCTGAATGGATTCAGGGGGAATGATATTCTTTACTTCTACGCGGTTTACCTTAATACCCCAGGGATCGGTCGCTTCATCCAGAATGCTGCGCATACGAGTATTGATAACATCGCGGCTTGTCAGCGTACCGTCAAGTTCCAATTCACCGATAATATTCCGCAGCGTGGTCGCTGACAGATTTTCAATCGCATTCATCGGGTTTTCAACGCCGTAGGTATAGAGCTTCGGGTCGGTAATCTGAAAATAGATAACCGTGTCAATCATCATGGTAACGTTGTCTTTCGTAATAACCGGCTGCGGTTTAAAATCGAGCACCCGCTCCTTGAGCGACACCTTATTGGCGATTCGATCGACAAACGGCATCTTAACGTGCAGACCGACCTCCCATGACTGGAAATAGCCGCCAAGCCGTTCGATAATGAACGACTGAGACTGCGGTACAATTCTGATATTCAAAATAAGCAGAATGAGTACGAATACGATTAATGCAAAAGCAATCCACATAGTAAAACCTCTCTATTATATTTAGGTTCTTGTTAGGCGTCTCTAAACGTTTCAGTTTTCAGAGGCATCCATTTCTTTTACGATCAGGGTAACACCCTCTATCTTTTCGATGATACATTCATCTCCGGCAGGTATAACCGCGCCGTCAACCGAAGAAGCCGTCCACACAACGCCGTTGATTTTAACTTGCCCTTTTTCCCATTCGGTAATGGTTTGTAGCACGACGGCTTTTTTACCGATAAGGCTGTCCGCATTGGTTTTTTCCCGTTTGGTATGCAAAAATTTCAGCGCAATGGGGCGGGTAAAAAAGAGCAGCAGCAATGCAACAAGCGCAAACAGAACGCACTGCACATAAAACGGCGGCTGCAACATGGAAATGAAAATCATCAGCACGGCGCTGAGCGCGAACCACACGGTCGTTAAACCAAGCGTCATCCCCTCGATAATTGCACAAATAACGGCAATACCGAACCAAAACCACGGCGTATAAAACGCTAAAAACATCGATAGTTGGAAGAGCATACGGCCATCTCCTTAGGTTCGTGCCAGCGCCGCTCCGATAAAGTCACGGAATAGCGGATGCGGCTTATTCGGACGGGAGGCAAACTCGGGATGAAACTGTACCGCTAAAAACCACGGATGATTTTTCAGCTCGACGATTTCCACTAAATTGCGCTCAGGATTGATTCCCGAAAGCAGCATGTCGGTATTTTCAAACCGGCTGCGGTACAAATTGTTAAATTCATAGCGGTGCCGGTGGCGCTCGCGAATTTCGTGCATTTTATAAGCCTGCTCCGCCTTGCTGTTCTCCGCAACCATACAGCGGAAAGAACCGAGCCTGAGCGTACCGCCGAGCTGCACATCTTTTTGATCGGGCATCAAGTCGATAACGGGTTCACAATTCTTGATAAACTCGGAGGAATGCGCGCGTTCCAACCCAAGTACATGGCGGGCAAATTCGATAACGGCAATCTGCATTCCAAGGCAAATACCGAAATAGGGAACGCCCTTGGTGCGCGCATATTCCGCAGTAAGCACCATCCCCTCAATGCCACGCTCACCGAAACCGCCCGGAACGATAATCGCCTGTGCATCTTTTAACAATTCTTCAGCCTTTGCCGCATCCGTAATCTTCGCTGCGTCAATCCACAGCTGCTTTACACGTGCGCGGTGATAGACCCCTGCAGCGGTCAACGCTTCGCTTACGCTTAAATACGCATCGGGCAGCTCGGTGTATTTGCCGACGAGGGCAACCGTTACTTCTTTTTCGGGATGATAATAAGACTCAACCATTTCCTTCCACGACTGTAAATCGGGTTCGGAATTGGGAATATTGAAAAGCTCGCAGATTTTTTTACCGAGGTTCCCTTCTTCCAGCATCAGCGGAACTTCGTAGATAGACTTTGCGGTAAGATTTTCGATAATGGCATCTTGGCTGACATTGCAAAAAAGACTGAGCTTTTCGCGGATGGATTTACTGAGCTTTTTTTCGCTGCGGCACATAATGATATCGGGCTGAATTCCGAAGCCGAGCAGCTCTTTAACGCTATGCTGCATGGGTTTGGTTTTAAGCTCGCCGCATTCTTTTAGGTACGGTAAAAGACCGAGGTGGATAAAAAGGCAATGTTCTCTGCCGACTGTGTTCCGAATTTGCCGAATCGCTTCTATAAAAGGGAGCGATTCGATGTCGCCGACCGTACCGCCTATTTCCGTAATAACGATATCGCTGCCGGTTTGCTCCGCCGTTTGCATAATGCGGTGTTTAATTTCGTCGGTAACATGCGGGATAACCTGTACGGTCGCTCCGCAATAGTCCCCAGCCCGCTCATGATCTAATATGGAAAGATACACTTTTCCGGCCGTGTGGCTGTTAAATTTATGCAAAGCAACATCAGTGAACCGTTCGTAATGACCGAGGTCGAGATCGGTTTCGCCGCCGTCCTCCGTTACAAAAACTTCTCCATGCTGATAGGGATTCATCGTTCCCGGATCGATATTCAAATAAGGATCAAACTTTTGATTGATAACCGAAAAACCTCTGCTTTTCAGCAAAAGTCCGATAGATGCAGCGGTAATGCCTTTCCCAAGGGAAGAAACAACCCCGCCGGTAATAAAAATAAAACGAGCTTTCATCATGTACGCTACTATAGCATATTATGAGGGCTTCCGCAATCAATATGCCCATGCCGAACACAGTATCGTGAAATCCCACCACTCCGCTATGACTGCGGGGCGTTTTATGATACACTCATCCCCATGACACAGCATACACAAGACACGCTCTACCTACTTGATTCCTACGGCTTAATTTACCGCTCTTACTTCGCTTTTGTCAGCCATCCGTTGACCAATAAGGCGGGCGAAAATGTTTCCGCGCTTTACGGCTTTTTTAGAAGTCTTGCGATGATTTTAAAAACATACCGGCCGCAGTATTTTCTTGCAGCCTTCGATTCCCGCACGCCGACGTTTCGGCACGAATGGTACCCCGAATACAAAGCAACCCGCGACAAGACACCGGAAGATTTGCACGCTCAGATTCCGCATATCGAAAAAATACTGACAACGCTCGGTATCACCTGCCTCCGCAAAGACGGTTTTGAGGCTGATGATATTATTGCAACCCTTGCCTGCCGCGCTGCACAAGAAGGCCTCCGCTGTGTTATCATCTCCGGAGATAAAGATTTGGCGCAGCTGGTAGGAGATTTTGTTTCGGTGCTTAAACCCGATAAGAGTGAAGCCTTGGCGCACTGCGGCATCGAAGAGGTTAAGGAGCATTGGGGGGTTGCACCTGCACAGATGCTCGATTACCTTTCGCTCATCGGCGATGCTTCGGACAATATCCCCGGCGTAAAGGGCATCGGCCCCCAAAACGGCTGTAAAGCTTTTGCAGGATTACGGTACGCTCGACGCTGTGTATGAACATATCGATTCCATTGCGGGAGCCGTACAAAAGAAATTGGCTGCCGGAAAGGAGAGCGCGTATTTTTCAAAAAAACTGATAACGCTTGCCGCCGATATTCCCATCGAAGGCTCGATCGAAGATTACCGCTGCGATGCGCTGCACTACACAGAGGCGGCTGCGCTGCTAAAAGAATATGAGCTGCCGCGCCTCGGCGAACTGTATACAAAGGCTGCCGAAGAAGCAGGCATGGCCGGTGCAATGGCCGCGCCGAATACCGCAGCAACCGGCGGGTCAGCGGATAACGGTTCGGCAGAGATCGGTTCCGGTACAGGCAATGCGATTTCCCGCGGCAAAGCAGCCTCGTCTGCCGGAACCGGCATGAAAGCGGCAGGCGCAGGTACAAAACTGGCGACCGGTACAAAATCGATAGGCGGCGCTGACGGCGCACCGGAAGCCGGTAACGGTACAGTACCAGCGGAGCTCCGTAAAAATACCGGCGAGTACCGCACCGTAACGGACGCGGAAGAACTCGAAGCCGTTATCGCAGCAGCCGAAGCGCAGGGCTTTGCCGCCTTTGACTGTGAAACCACCGGCCTCAACCCGCTGTACGACGCTCTTGTCGGGTTTTCGCTCAGCTTAAAAGCCGGAACCGGTATCTACGTACCGCTCAAAGCACCGGCGCCCGAACTGGGGGAACAGCCCTTCACCGTGATGCCCCTTGCCGCCGCAAAGGAACTACTCGCGCGGCTCTGGAGCAATGAAGCGCTTACTCTGATACTGCACAACGGCAAATTTGACTATCAGGTGCTGCGGACGGCAAAGATTTTTACCCGCGCCGGCTGCCGCCTCTTCGATACGATGATAGCGGCATGGCTGCTCGAACCTGATAACCTCAGTTTCGGACTGGAGAACCTTGCCGAATCGCAGCTCGGCTTGCAGGGCATTAACTATAAAGACGTCGTACCCAAGGGTCATACCTTTGCGGCGGTGCCCCTTCCGCAAGCGACTGCGTATGCGGCGGAGGATGCAGACCTCACCCTGCAATTATACCACATATATAAGCCCGCCTTGGAACAGGCAAACCTCACCGCGCTTTTTGAAACGCTTGAAATGCCGCTGATGCCGCTCCTTGCAGATATGGAAGCACAGGGTATCTTCCTTAAAAAAGAAGAGCTAGCCGCGTTTTCTGAAGAATTGGCGGATACGCTTGCACGGGACGAAGCGGAAATTTACAAGCTGGTCGGCCATCCCTTTAACATCGCCTCCCCTAAGCAGCTGCAGGAAGTGCTGTTCACCGAACGGAAACTGCCGACCGGTAAAAAAACAAAGACCGGCTACTCTACGGATATTTCCGTGCTTGAGGAGCTTGCCGCCATCGATGAACTTCCCGCAAAAATTCTCGATTACCGCGCCTCCGCAAAACTGAAATCGGGTTACGCCGATGCACTGCCCCTACTTGCCGATACACACGGGCGGATACACACCAGTTTTATTCAAACCGGGACTGCGACAGGAAGACTTTCGAGCCGCGATCCGAACTTGCAGAATATTCCGATCAGAGGAGAAGAAGGCCGCAAAATCCGCAAGGCGTTCTACGCAGCAGACGGCTGTAAACTGATTTCCGCCGACTATGCACAAATCGAGCTGGTTATCCTCGCTCATTTTTCGCAAGATGAAAATTTAGTAAAGGCATTCCGGCACGGAACCGATGTCCACGCGGCGACGGCTGCGCTCATCTTTAATGTACCGGTCGAGAACGTTGTCCCCGATATGCGCCGCATTGCAAAGGTGATCAACTTCGGGGTGATGTACGGTATGAGCGCATTTAGGCTCGCCAACCAACTGCGCATATCCCGCACCGAGGCGGCCGAGTTTATTACCCGCTACTTTACTACCTATTCGGGAGTATCCGCCTTTATGGAAACGCTCAAAGAGTCGGCGGCGGAAAAAGGCTTTGTGGAAACACTGATGGGCAGACGGCGGTATATCCGAGCCATCAACAGCAAGAACCAAACGCAGCGCGCCGCAGCGGAACGGATCGCCGTCAACACGCCCATTCAAGGCTCCGCCGCCGATATCGTCAAAACGGCAATGCTGCGTGTAGACCGCGCATTGAAGCAGCAGCAGTTAAAGGCACGCCTCCTGTTACAGGTACACGATGAGCTAATCCTCGAAGCGCCCGATGCGGAAGTCGATACCGTCAAAGCACTGTTAAAACAAGAGATGGAACACGTCGTCGAACTCGCCGTCCCGCTCCGTGTCAGCATCGAAGCAGGCAGCTGCTGGGGAGATTTCCATTAAGGTGTCAGGGTTCTGCCCTAAGAACCCGCCTTGGTTCCAGAGCTTGATTCTTATAGAGCTTCTACTTCTGCTTGAGAGAGTCCCGAAATTTTACAAATATCATTGAGTGGATACCCCATAGTTAGCATTGTCTTTGCGGTTTCAAGCGCTTTTTGGCGGGAACCGCGAGCTTCTCCTTGTTGTATCCCAAGCATTAAACTTTCTTCTCTTTGTACTGCAATATCGGTATCGTAATCATATTCGGCTATTAACATGTTTATGACCTCCCGTGATTTTCTTTGTAGGTATTCCTTCAGTATATCATTTTTGATGCATTCTTTAATCGCATTTTCAAACCCATGCTCTTTATCAACTGCAATATGCCGACGTACTGCATCCACAAACAGGCTGTATTGTCCCAACGGTTCGCAACGCTTTACTATTCGACTATCTTTATCATAATTGATATTTATCAGTTTTACAACAAGCTCAAGAGTTGGCGTTTCAGGTTGCCTAATAAAGGAATCCGAAAGCCTTAGTATTTTTTGTGCAGGAATGGTTTCTCTTCCATTGTAAAAGACGTAAAATGCCGGAACCGGGATTTTTTTAAGAGTCCGTGAATAGCGAT from Treponema vincentii harbors:
- a CDS encoding Rpn family recombination-promoting nuclease/putative transposase; its protein translation is MRKHNRRYKDSVFVDLFSNDRTAKDNFLALYNALYNTNYQSTDILKNMRLKQTMYMSFANDVSYLVDNKIIVLAEHQSTVNPNMPLRCLEYVTRLYEHIQNPRDRYSRTLKKIPVPAFYVFYNGRETIPAQKILRLSDSFIRQPETPTLELVVKLININYDKDSRIVKRCEPLGQYSLFVDAVRRHIAVDKEHGFENAIKECIKNDILKEYLQRKSREVINMLIAEYDYDTDIAVQREESLMLGIQQGEARGSRQKALETAKTMLTMGYPLNDICKISGLSQAEVEAL
- a CDS encoding NfeD family protein, producing MLFQLSMFLAFYTPWFWFGIAVICAIIEGMTLGLTTVWFALSAVLMIFISMLQPPFYVQCVLFALVALLLLFFTRPIALKFLHTKREKTNADSLIGKKAVVLQTITEWEKGQVKINGVVWTASSVDGAVIPAGDECIIEKIEGVTLIVKEMDASEN
- a CDS encoding CTP synthase — protein: MKARFIFITGGVVSSLGKGITAASIGLLLKSRGFSVINQKFDPYLNIDPGTMNPYQHGEVFVTEDGGETDLDLGHYERFTDVALHKFNSHTAGKVYLSILDHERAGDYCGATVQVIPHVTDEIKHRIMQTAEQTGSDIVITEIGGTVGDIESLPFIEAIRQIRNTVGREHCLFIHLGLLPYLKECGELKTKPMQHSVKELLGFGIQPDIIMCRSEKKLSKSIREKLSLFCNVSQDAIIENLTAKSIYEVPLMLEEGNLGKKICELFNIPNSEPDLQSWKEMVESYYHPEKEVTVALVGKYTELPDAYLSVSEALTAAGVYHRARVKQLWIDAAKITDAAKAEELLKDAQAIIVPGGFGERGIEGMVLTAEYARTKGVPYFGICLGMQIAVIEFARHVLGLERAHSSEFIKNCEPVIDLMPDQKDVQLGGTLRLGSFRCMVAENSKAEQAYKMHEIRERHRHRYEFNNLYRSRFENTDMLLSGINPERNLVEIVELKNHPWFLAVQFHPEFASRPNKPHPLFRDFIGAALART
- a CDS encoding SPFH domain-containing protein; the encoded protein is MWIAFALIVFVLILLILNIRIVPQSQSFIIERLGGYFQSWEVGLHVKMPFVDRIANKVSLKERVLDFKPQPVITKDNVTMMIDTVIYFQITDPKLYTYGVENPMNAIENLSATTLRNIIGELELDGTLTSRDVINTRMRSILDEATDPWGIKVNRVEVKNIIPPESIQEAMEKQMRAERERREAILIAEGQKQSSILVAEGKKASMILQAEAEKESAICRAQGEAEAILAIQKATAEGLNLIKNVGADPALIKLRSLEAFEKVADGKSTKIIIPADIQNMAGLVSSIAEVIK